The Chloroflexota bacterium DNA window CGCACGTGGCGCCGGAGCACCCGGATATGCAGAACAACGTGCTCTACTGCTCCGAGGTCTCACCGCAGCAGTGGCGGCTGGAGCAGGAGATGCGGAAGGCGATGGGGAGCCGGGCCGGCCTCGAGAAGGCGTTCGCGGCGTATGAGCGCAAGCTGACGCATGCGCCGCATGGGATCACGCACTTCGGCATCAGGTATCCCTCGGTTGAAAGGCTTGAAGAGGTGGTGAAGGACTTCGATAAGCGGCTGGACCCGGCGGTCAGGAGGCGCACTCGGTTGGTGCGGGTCTTCCGCCCCGGGGACAAGGATGCGATCTCCTCGGCCACCACGCAGGCCTTCGTGGTGACGGACATCGTGGCGGCGGGCCTCTTCTACTTGGGCCAGCTCATCGAGCTGCAGGGTCAATGGCCCGGCGTGAGGGTGTGAGCTAGAGGGGCGGGCGCTTGGTGTGCCAGTCCGTGGCCTGCTGGTGGGCGTAGGCGGCGCGCAGGACGACGGCCTCCGCGAAGGGCTTGCCGATAAGCTGCAGGCCGATGGGCAGCCCCGAGGCGCTGAAGCCGCAGGGGATGGAGATGGCGGGGGATCCCGTCAGGTCGAAGGGGGCCGTGAAGTGGGAGAGGCGCGCGCCCTGGCCTGAGCCGCCGGGCTTCTGCTCCGCGATCTTGAAGGGCAGGATGGGCATGGTGGGCGTCGCGATGACGTCCACCTTTTCGAAAGCGGCATGGAAGTCGCGGACGATGAGCATGCGGATGCGCTGGGCTTTGATGTAGTCCACGGCGCTACGCAGGGAGGCGGAGACGAGCCGGTCGCCGAGGGTGCCGCCGTAGAGGTGCAGGCGCGTCCTGATGAGCTGTTCGTGGGCGGCGGCCTGCTCCACCCTGATGATGGAGCTCATGGCGAGCATGGTCTGGGTGGCGTTGGGGACGGAGACGGGCACGATGCGCGCGCCGAGCTTCCTCAACCTTTCGATGGCGGCGCGGACGCGGGACTCGACCTCCCGGTCAATAGCGTCGAAGAAGTATTCCTTGGGCACGCCGATGCGCAGTCCCCCGGCGCCCTTGGCCAAGTCGCGGGTGTAGGAGGGGACGGGCACCCGGGCGGCGGTGGGGTCGCGAGGGTCGGGGCCTGCGATGGCCTGCAGGGTGATGGCGGCATCTTCCACGGTGCGCGCCAGGGGGCCTGCGTGGTCCAGGGACCAGGCAAGAGGGAAGACGCCGTGGCGGCTGACGCGCCCATAGGTGGGCTTGATGCCGGCGCAGCCGCAGAAGGCGGCGGGCAGGCGGATGGAGCCGCCGGTATCCGTGCCCAGGGAGGCGAAGCCTGCGCCGACGATGAGGGAGGCGCCGGAGCCGCTGGAGGAAATGCCGGAAAGGTAGTCCAGGTTCCAGGGGTTGTGGGCGGGGCCGTAGACGGGGCTGGGCATATCCACGGCGAACTCGGTCATGTTGGCCTTGCCGATGATGACGGCCCCAGCCTCGCGGAGGCGCGTGACGACGGCGGCATCGCTCTCGGCGACGTTGTCATGGAGGACGGCCGAGCCGCAGGAGGTGATGAGACCCTTCATATCAAAGATGTCTTTGACGGAGATGGGGATGCCGTGGAGGGGGCCTTTGGCGCGCCCCTGGGCGAGAGCGCGATCGGCGCGGCGGGCCTCGGCGAGGGCGGAGGCTTCCAGGATGGCGATGAAGGCGTTGGTCTTGGGCTGGGTGGCCTTGGCGCGGGCGAGGACGGCCTTGGTGATCTCGACGGAGGAGAGTCGCTTGCCTCTGAGGAGGCGAGCGGCTTCGCGGATGGTGAGGAAGCACGGGTCAGCGGAGGGCATCGGGAATCTCCCAGGAGTGAGACGTATGGATCACGCTCTCCCTTCGAGGGACTCAGCGCAGGCTCTCTCCTCAATGGAGAGGAACGTTGAAGCGGCTAGCTACAGCTTGGAGGGTTCGAGCTGTTTGGCGCGCTGGTAGGCGAGCTGTTCCATGTGCTCCAGGAAGTGGCGGATGAATGGCGTGGCCTCCATGCGCTTGAGGGCGATGGGATTGGGCTTCACCTGGCCCCAGGTGGCCTGGAGATCGGGGCGCTTGGCGAGGAAGGCGCGGGTGAAGCCGACGATGTGGAACTCCAGGGCGTCGCCGGTTTGCGGATCCACTTTGATGCGGACGTTATCGGGCAGGTCAACCCATGCGCCGGCCTGTTGCCAGGGGGAGCGGATGATAAGAACGTCGGTCTTCTTATCGTAGGAGAAGCTGAGGGTCCAGGTGTGGAGCCTGCCGAAGGTGATGGCGTCGCCCTTGAACATGGGTGGTGTCTGGTCCCTTCTTGGAAGTCGCGTCTATCCTACCGGAGCGTGATTGGCCGGGCAAGAGGCGGAGCTAGCTCCCCATATCTTTCATGACCTTGTTGATGGCCATATCGGCCTGCTTGCGCATCTTCTCCGCGCCGGGCATATCGTCCAGGGGGGAGTCGGGATGGTCTATGTTGCGGGTGAAGATGGTGGGGACCTTTTTGAAGAGCTGGCGCGTCTCCCCGGAGCACTTGGAGCACTTGATGGGCGAGGTATCGCTCATGGCGCGGCGGATCTCAAAGGTATGGCCGCAGGTGTTGCAGCCGCGATCATAGGTGGGCATATGGCAAAGCTCTCCAGGGCTAAGGGATGCTCTGTGGGTAGATTATAGCCGTTCGCCGCGGCGACTTCACCAGGGTCAGCCGCTCAGGAAGTCCAGGAGCTGGGTGTTCCAGCTCTTCAGCTCGCCCAGGCGGTTCTTCCACTGCGGGGGCA harbors:
- a CDS encoding aspartyl/glutamyl-tRNA amidotransferase subunit A; this encodes MPSADPCFLTIREAARLLRGKRLSSVEITKAVLARAKATQPKTNAFIAILEASALAEARRADRALAQGRAKGPLHGIPISVKDIFDMKGLITSCGSAVLHDNVAESDAAVVTRLREAGAVIIGKANMTEFAVDMPSPVYGPAHNPWNLDYLSGISSSGSGASLIVGAGFASLGTDTGGSIRLPAAFCGCAGIKPTYGRVSRHGVFPLAWSLDHAGPLARTVEDAAITLQAIAGPDPRDPTAARVPVPSYTRDLAKGAGGLRIGVPKEYFFDAIDREVESRVRAAIERLRKLGARIVPVSVPNATQTMLAMSSIIRVEQAAAHEQLIRTRLHLYGGTLGDRLVSASLRSAVDYIKAQRIRMLIVRDFHAAFEKVDVIATPTMPILPFKIAEQKPGGSGQGARLSHFTAPFDLTGSPAISIPCGFSASGLPIGLQLIGKPFAEAVVLRAAYAHQQATDWHTKRPPL
- a CDS encoding zinc ribbon domain-containing protein, which encodes MPTYDRGCNTCGHTFEIRRAMSDTSPIKCSKCSGETRQLFKKVPTIFTRNIDHPDSPLDDMPGAEKMRKQADMAINKVMKDMGS